A single window of Crassostrea angulata isolate pt1a10 chromosome 8, ASM2561291v2, whole genome shotgun sequence DNA harbors:
- the LOC128160998 gene encoding uncharacterized protein LOC128160998, which produces MFREFHMAAAESPVKHDLDNLTDVNIGDMAEANVITDIRIDLEKKCPTNGDIIKCLDGERSFPENLEFLKTKYPTSKWENCSVRVFRTKIFRLKKKIKDLKKNKIAEGLSELLSQEFEFPVPNIELPVFDDNIKTQKLNYLVNKTKDVVFENRQLKRELVDEQEQLSNLNLQIFHYEKKIDLLLRVLDSCTLKHQETLSKTKDLKVLERECKHWEKKYDDLSKKLDKSLEHFELLKEKVRKLDARNSNKKLKRRDQRIENQRIELDNKNEVLREKEKEMQELREESERKNAQVENLKKEKRNLLVKICRLNKKRENEFDNFISENVEQIMKLRQEIKIKEEKIIELEEINNVLLNESNITSFCDGKYTNEIRETIMTLTTECGVSCKKVNQVIQTVLKNITGKTLSRLPSAGVRSRLLIEAKHIAQCQVVHAMVNSCDIGDMKGNCLHQDGTSKFHKQFQSFQLTTPEHRSCSIGMTEIGSADADSLMKAFQANISELSNCLHNEDKSFSKLVATIISTMSDQGATNPVFNRQLEELRQSLLPDVLKNWDEMPEINRKEMGRVASFFCKMHVFVNMASEVDKCLSVFENNVCSGKNPYSFDWKESGASRLTRTVSKALTMHGCEKSGVGSHFSTHLKEKGVKNKLITFRGHRFNHLFYAAGATYHHLADIKTFLDSWSDPNELLKSISFDVNEKVYTSSLRALGIIDKIITGPFWRVIEKTENILDLNPVLLNMKLNLQDLSQDASPLLEGHLIFPEESVHKDEVYDSLFENTDDAVFETYTQMALELALGGMLLILERQAKDQLPGGIYYEPSETDQLRAAAVPTTNTCSERDFAQLDVLMRLKPSASTTAYESVIMWTNNKTSTWLNSLSNSEKSSIINDMLVVYGRKEMTSSLTN; this is translated from the exons ATGTTTCGTGAATTCCATATG GCCGCCGCGGAATCCCCAGTGAAACATGACCTTGATAACCTTACCGACGTCAACATCGGCGACATGGCAGAAGCGAACGTTATAACAGACATCAGAATAG atttggaaaaaaaatgccCAACAAATGGAGATATCATCAAATGTCTTGATGGAGAGAGAAGCTTTCCTGAAAACCTTGAATTTCTTAAAACCAAATACCCAACCTCAAAGTGGGAAAATTGCTCTGTGCGTGTTTTTCGCACAAAGATATTtagattaaagaaaaaaatcaaggatctaaagaaaaacaaaattgcaGAAGGCTTATCAGAACTGCTCAGCCAAGAATTTGAATTTCCTGTTCCAAACATTGAGCTTCCAGTATTTGATGACAACATCAAAACTCAGAAGCTGAATTATCTTgtcaacaaaacaaaagatgTTGTGTTTGAAAACCGCCAGCTAAAGAGAGAGCTTGTTGATGAACAAGAACAACTGAGCaatttgaatttacaaatatttcattatgaaaaaaaaattgatttgttattGAGAGTGTTAGATTCTTGTACATTGAAACATCAAGAAACATTGTCAAAAACTAAAGATTTGAAAGTGTTAGAGAGAGAGTGTAAGCACTGGGAAAAAAAGTATGATGACTTGTCAAAAAAGCTAGATAAATCTTTAGAACATTttgaacttttaaaagaaaaagttaGAAAACTTGATGCCAGAAATTCAAACAAGAAGTTGAAACGTAGAGATCAGAGAATAGAAAATCAGAGAATTGAACTGGATAATAAGAATGAAGTGttaagagagaaagagaaagaaatgCAAGAATTGAGAGAAGAGAGTGAAAGAAAGAATGCACAAGTAGAGAACctcaaaaaagaaaagagaaatCTGCTGGTTAAGATTTgtagattaaacaaaaaaagggaaaatgaatttgacaattttatttctgaaaatgtTGAACAAATTATGAAACTGAGACaggaaatcaaaattaaagagGAAAAGATAATAGAGCTTGAAGAAATCAACAATGTTCTATTAAATGAGTCTAATATAACTTCTTTCTGTGATGGGAAGTACACAAATGAAATTCGTGAAACAATAATGACACTAACAACTGAGTGCGGTGTTAgttgcaaaaaagtaaatcaagTAATTCAAACcgtcttaaaaaatattacaggcAAAACATTGTCGAGACTTCCAAGTGCTGGTGTTAGGTCTAGGTTGCTTATTGAAGCAAAACATATTGCCCAGTGTCAGGTTGTACATGCCATGGTTAATTCATGTGACATAGGTGATATGAAAGGTAACTGTCTACATCAGGATGGAACTTCAAAGTTCCATAAACAATTTCAGTCATTTCAATTGACCACACCTGAACATAGGTCTTGCTCAATTGGAATGACTGAAATTGGCAGTGCAGATGCTGATAGTCTGATGAAAgcttttcaagcaaatatttctgAATTGTCAAACTGCTTACATAATGAAGACAAATCTTTCTCTAAACTTGTAGCAACTATTATTTCAACAATGTCAGACCAGGGTGCAACAAACCCAGTTTTTAATAGACAGTTAGAGGAATTGCGGCAAAGTCTTCTTCCTGATGTTCTAAAGAATTGGGATGAAATGCCAGAAATTAACAGAAAAGAAATGGGGAGGGTGGcatcatttttttgcaaaatgcaTGTATTTGTAAACATGGCAAGTGAAGTTGACAAGTGTTTAAGTgtttttgaaaacaatgtttGTTCAGGAAAGAATCCTTACAGTTTTGATTGGAAGGAAAGTGGTGCCTCAAGACTGACTAGAACAGTTAGCAAGGCATTAACAATGCATGGCTGTGAAAAGTCAGGAGTGGGGTCCCACTTCTCCACCCACTTGAAAGAAAAGGgtgtaaaaaataaacttataaCCTTTAGAGGACATAGGTTTAACCATCTTTTTTATGCAGCTGGGGCTACATATCACCATTTAGCAGATATCAAAACATTTCTTGACAGTTGGTCAGATCCTAATGAATTGTTGAAAAGCATTTCTTTTGATGTGAATGAAAAAGTTTACACTAGCAGTCTTAGAGCTTTAGGTATCATAGACAAAATAATTACAGGTCCCTTCTGGAGGGTTATTGagaaaacagaaaatattttggatttgAACCCTGTGCTTCTCAACATGAAGTTGAACTTACAAGACTTGTCACAAGATGCATCACCTCTTCTTGAAGGCCATTTAATTTTTCCAGAGGAGAGTGTGCATAAAGATGAGGTGTATGATTCTCTCTTTGAGAACACAGATGATGCAGTATTTGAAACATATACTCAAATGGCTTTAGAATTGGCTTTAGGTGGCATGTTGTTGATACTTGAGAGGCAAGCAAAAGATCAACTTCCTGGTGGAATATATTATGAACCATCTGAAACTGATCAATTGAGAGCCGCTGCAGTACCAACAACAAACACATGTTCTGAAAGAGATTTTGCTCAACTAGATGTTTTAATGAGACTTAAACCATCAGCTTCTACAACTGCATATGAGTCTGTAATCATGTGGACTAACAATAAAACATCTACTTGGTTAAATTCTCTTTCAAATAGTGAAAAAAGCTCCATTATTAATGAT ATGTTGGTGGTTTATGGCAGAAAAGAGATGACATCCAGTCTTACAAATTAA